A genome region from Cutaneotrichosporon cavernicola HIS019 DNA, chromosome: 5 includes the following:
- a CDS encoding uncharacterized protein (Uncharacterised conserved protein (DUF2156)) — translation MVALTISLPPVHLEQMHALEPPSPNHLTPASIDEPFHLYLAPSGDSATTLVGPLKIIKIIDCNPLEKVPSKVPSLDTSTSGSVTLDGDAPTKVAKADKASAKAAKRQARRDLNRAKRKAEAAAVERKQQPWEVTLGDIGTSAQGPSQSATTQIDSSRFTVPSECRYGRTLPIFTYDLSHAPAVAVVETLVADYGAWSITLTDPSYRIFLSPALDVAISFKVVRSLRVAVAFGDPVCHPARLPSAVADFHAFCRARGWGVAFVAARSATAKVAQVTGWATVQFAVEQIVEPASNPVLDGTRGRRQALVVKKLAREAPVQIYRPVEGRNAELESQLQEAYETVYAVKEERDGAPYSTKLRLFALPNLSTVLYTTDSTGLPNGIVGLLRVGEGRYLLDPLVATPSAPTGTTDYLTVLAMGYARRLGASLSFGTEPTPNVGEVYGMRRFMEAETRLVHAATYTAFGMDGKKTLHKFHPSRSEALHLVLGSSGVLGQSAAAAAIWKATHLHYRPVIAPLVGLVEQRQAGETLEAMLSLLVERGQLRPYLEQCISSGSDTACEGPAED, via the coding sequence ATGGTCGCGCTCACAATCTCCCTACCACCGGTACATCTGGAACAGATGCACGCTCTCGAACCCCCGTCGCCCAACCACCTCACGCCCGCCTCGATTGATGAACCATTCCATCTCTACCTGGCGCCGAGTGGTGACTCGGCAACGACCCTCGTCGGACCTCTCAAGATTATCAAGATTATCGATTGCAATCCGCTAGAGAAGGTCCCTTCCAAGGTCCCCAGCCTCGACACCAGCACCTCGGGCTCGGTCACGCTGGACGGCGACGCCCCCACAAAGGTagccaaggccgacaaAGCGAGTGCCAAAGCAGCAAAGCGCCAGGCTCGCCGTGACCTCAACAgggccaagcgcaaggccgaggctgctGCCGTCGAGCGAAAACAGCAACCGTGGGAAGTGACGCTTGGGGACATCGGCACTTCCGCACAGGGACCGTCACAATCTGCAACGACCCAAATAGACTCGTCCCGTTTCACAGTCCCATCCGAATGCCGCTACGGCCGTACACTCCCCATCTTCACGTACGATCTGTCACACGCACCAGCTGTGGCTGTAGTTGAgaccctcgtcgccgactACGGCGCATGGAGTATCACCTTGACCGACCCCTCGTACCGGATATTCCTCTCTCCCGCACTCGATGTCGCAATCAGCTTCAAGGTCGTGCGCAGCTTGCGCGTAGCTGTCGCCTTTGGTGACCCCGTCTGTCATCCTGCTCGCCTTCCCAGCGCGGTAGCCGACTTCCACGCGTTTTGCAGAGcgcggggttggggggTCGCGTtcgtcgcggcgcgctcTGCCACGGCCAAGGTTGCCCAAGTCACAGGCTGGGCGACTGTACAATTTGCGGTCGAGCAGATCGTCGAGCCAGCCAGCAACCCCGTCCTTGACGGCACACGTGGTCGCAGGCAGGCCCTTGTTGTGAAgaagctcgcgcgcgaggcacCTGTGCAGATCTACCGACCAGTTGAAGGACGgaacgccgagctcgagtcgcaGCTCCAGGAGGCATACGAAACTGTGTATGCTGTCAAGGAAGAACGTGATGGCGCACCGTACAGCACCAAGCTACGCCTCTTCGCCCTTCCTAACCTCTCAACTGTCTTGTACACCACCGACTCAACCGGCCTTCCCAACGGCAttgtcggcctcctccgcgtcgGCGAAGGGAGGTACCTCCTCGACCCGCTCGTGGCGACCCCGTCAGCACCTACCGGCACGACAGACTACCTTACCGTCTTGGCCATGGGGTAcgcgcgccgtctcggtgcctccctctccttcgGCACCGAGCCGACGCCCAACGTTGGTGAGGTGTACGGTATGAGGCGGTTCAtggaggccgagacgcgCCTGGTGCACGCCGCGACATACACAGCATTCGGGATGGACGGCAAGAAGACGCTGCACAAGTTCCATCCATCTCGAAGCGAGGCACTGCACTTGGTCCTCGGGAGCAGCGGCGTGCTCGGACAGAGCGCGGCAGCAGCTGCGATCTGGAAGGCAACACATCTCCATTACCGCCCAGTTATTGCGCCATTGGTAGGCCTCGTTGAGCAGCGTCAGGCGGGAGAGACGCTTGAGGCCATGCTCTCCCTTCTGGTGGAGCGGGGCCAGCTCAGGCCCTATTTGGAACAGTGCATTTCTTCCGGAAGCGACACGGCATGCGAAGGGCCAGCCGAGGATTAG
- a CDS encoding uncharacterized protein (Mitochondrial carrier protein) — protein sequence MPGAPNTLVPEDQALVETAHDIEAKLHPHSHDGLEERLHPAQEVGLKMLLAGVSNSTSACVTNPADLVKVRQQLFVKQGSGFSPGFFHTLVGMVRQEGVFSLWNGVSASILREMSYSGIRMGAYDGMKNVILDVAPSLDAQDVSVKLGAGLLSGMLGSAIANPADLLKVRLQAVGGAQLGLAGHARAIWHEAGVAGFYKAVVPTILRAGVLTSSQLGSYDVAKHFVRSHYSQHFPEGITTHLLCSGFAGFMCSVTSAPIDTIKVRVMNDSAGRFKGSADCAYQLLRYEGPLALYKGFFGCWIRLWPHTVISLMLLEQLRKVVGLKPI from the exons ATGCCCGGGGCTCCCAACACTCTCGTGCCCGAAGACCAGGCGCTTGTGGAGACGGCGCACGATATCGAGGCCAAACTCCATCCCCACAGCCACGATGGTCTCGAGGAGAGATTGCATCCGGCGCAGGAGGTTGGGTTAAAGATGTTGTTGGCGG gcgtGTCCAACTCTACATCTGCATGTGTGACGAACCCGGCGGACCTGGTCAAGGTCCGCCAACAGTTGTTTGTAAAGCAGGGTTCTGGTTTCTCCCCCGGCTTCTTCCACACTCTGGTCGGCATGGTGCGTCAGGAAGGCGTGTTCAGTCTCTGGAACGGAGTGAGCGCATCCATCCTTCGCGAGATGAGCTA CTCGGGTATCCGTATGGGTGCATATGACGGGATGAAGAATgtcatcctcgacgtcgcgcccTCTCTCGACGCTCAAGACGTCAGCGTCAAGCTCGGAGCTGGTCTACTTTCCGGCATGTTGGGAAGTGCGATTGCTAACCCGGCCGATCTGCTCAAGGTGCGCTTGCAGGCGGTTGGGGGAGCGCAGCTGGGTCTCGCGGGGCATGCGCGGGCCATCTGGCATGAGGCCGGTGTGGCGGGCTTCTACAAGGCCGTGGTACCGACGATTCTTCG cgcTGGCGTCCTCACATCGTCCCAGCTCGGCTCATACGATGTCGCCAAGCACTTTGTCCGATCCCATTACTCCCAACACTTTCCAGAGGGGATAACGACGCACCTCCTCTGTTCCGGCTTTGCCGGTTTCATGTGTTCGGTCACCTCGGCCCCGATCGATACGATCAAAGTGCGCGTGATGAACGACTCGGCGGGGCGGTTCAAGGGCTCAGCAGACTGCGCGTACCAGCTCCTACGCTACGAGGGCCCTCTGGCACTGTACAAGGGTTTCTTTGGGTGCTGGATCCGGCTGTGGCCACACACGGTCATCAGCTTGATGCTGCTCGAACAGTTGCGCAAGGTTGTCGGGCTCAAGCCGATCTAG
- a CDS encoding uncharacterized protein (Enoyl-(Acyl carrier protein) reductase), whose amino-acid sequence MPWGTRQDPHEAGLCDEYCSADIVPAKLCSSAGPNAKQLAGLKGRSTALRDGTGRDGRSAFGYSCPPAPATDSWISDMTWCSSIISYHNLLNTPPDSIMSQRVAIVTGAGSGFGAAIARRFAKDGVAVVVCDINDVGGQEVTDDINAKGGKAIYINCDVSKREPWVKMLAETKKQLGGVNFVINNAGATYKNKPVLETTERDFDLCFDVNMKSVFHSVHVMIPALRETRAGGGPAAIVNVASTAGIMGRPGLTWYAASKAACISCTKNLAIEFGPEQIRFNAICPVFGNTGLKQMFMGETTEDMFIKSIPLGRCSEPEDIANSTVFLCSDEASFLTGVALPVDGGRLA is encoded by the exons ATGCCGTGGGGGACGCGGCAGGATCCACACGAAGCCGGTCTTTGCGATGAGTATTGTTCCGCAGACATTGTCCCGGCCAAGTTGTGCAGCAGTGCCGGGCCCAACGccaagcagctcgccgGGCTCAAGGGACGGTCAACTGCGCTCCGAGATGGCACCGGCCGAGACGGGCGG TCGGCATTCGGCTATTCGTGCCCACCCGCCCCTGCCACCGACAGCTGGATCAGTGACATGACGTGGTGTTCATCAATTATCTCTTACCACAATCTCCTCAACACACCACCTGACAGCATCATGAgccagcgcgtcgccaTTGTCACTGGGGCTGGGAGTGGGTTCGGTGCGGCCATTGCGCGCCGGTTCGCCAAGGATGGTGTGGCTGTTGTCGTGTGTGATATT AACGACGTTGGAGGACAGGAGGTCACGGACGACATCAACGccaagggcggcaaggcgATCTATATCAACT gcGACGTGTCCAAGCGCGAGCCGTGGGTGAAGATGCTTGCCGAGACGAAGAagcagctcggcggcgtcaaCTTTGTCATCAACAACGCCGGGGCGACATACAAGAACAAGCCTGTGCTGGAGACGACTGAACGCGACTTTGATCTGTGCTTTGACGTCAACATGAAGAGCGTGTTCCACAGTGTTCACGTGATGATTCCGGCCCTCCGCGAGACGCGCGCCGGTGGCGGTCCAGCGGCGATCGTCAATGTCGCTAGCACGGCCGGGATTATGGGCCGTCCGGGACTGACGTGGTATGCGGCTAGTAAGGCGGCTTGTATTAGCTGCACCAAGAACCTGGCGATTGAGTTTGGGCCAGAGCAGATTCGGTTTAATGCGATTTGCCCGGTTTTCGGGAACACGGGACTCAAGCAAATGTTTATGGGCGAGACGACGGAGGATATGTTCATCAAGAGCATTCCACTTGGGCGGTGCTCGGAGCCGGAGG ATATCGCCAACTCGACCGTCTTCCTGTGTTCGGACGAGGCATCGTTCCTCACCGGCGTCGCACTTCctgtcgacggcggccgTCTCGCCTAA
- a CDS encoding uncharacterized protein (Flavin-binding monooxygenase-like) produces the protein MSSASNDNMTKNIATPPNGSNARPKLQATPANERAEAWLEAFDAALRNRDIAGAASLFATDSYWRDLVSFTWNLATVEGPAGVTDMLENNLERTAPSGWYLTEDANEADGVTTAWFNFETATGRGWGLVRLRDEGGNTKAWTLITALTEIKDHEEPRGFRRAKGAEHGIVKDRVTWKEKREAEQKNLGVTDQPYVLVLGGGQGGIALGARLRQLGVPSLVIDKAKRPGDQWRGRYKSLCLHDPVWYDHLPYLKFPDNWPVFTPKDKIADWLEMYTSIMEVPYWTSTEAKKATYDKNKEEWEVEIVRDGKPLTLRPKHLVLATGMSGKMNYPKFPGQEVFKGEQQHSSQHPGPDAYKGKNVVVVGSNNSAFDICGALYEGDVGSVTMIQRSSTHIVKSETLMDIALRPLYSEEAVANGVTTEKADLIFASMPYRIMHEFQIPTYTKIAEVDAVYYKKLADAGFDLDFGEDGSGLFMKYLRRGSGYYIDVGAAELVADGKVKLAHGNVERLTENSVILKDGTELPADLVVYATGYGSMNGWAADLISKEVADKVGKVWGLGSNTIRDPGPWEGEQRNMWKPTQQENLWFHGGNLHQSRHYSLYLSLQLKARYEGLDTPVYRLQEVHHTS, from the coding sequence ATGTCTTCGGCATCCAACGACAACATGACCAAGAACATTGCTACTCCTCCCAACGGCTCGAATGCCAGGCCCAAGCTCCAAGCTACGCCGGCcaacgagcgcgccgaggctTGGCTCGAGGCGTTCGATGCCGCCCTCCGCAACAGGGATATTGCTGGCGCAGCGTCCCTCTTCGCGACCGACTCGTACtggcgcgacctcgtctcGTTTACATGGAACCTCGCGACCGTCGAGGGTCCAGCGGGCGTCACCGACATGCTGGAGaacaacctcgagcgcacCGCTCCGTCGGGTTGGTATCTCACCGAAGATGCTAACGAGGCGGACGGCGTGACTACCGCGTGGTTCAACTTTGAGACAGCGACAGGACGCGGGTGGGGTCTGGTCCGCCTtcgcgacgagggcggcaacACCAAGGCTTGGACGCTTATTACCGCCCTCACTGAGATCAAGGATCACGAGGAGCCGCGTGGATTCCGCCGTGCAAAGGGCGCAGAGCACGGGATCGTCAAGGACCGTGTGACgtggaaggagaagcgcgaggccgagcagAAGAACCTCGGCGTAACGGACCAGCCTtacgtcctcgtcctcggtggTGGCCAGGGTGGTATCGCTCTCGGTGCGCGCCTCCGCCAGCTTGGTGTGCCCTccctcgtcatcgacaAGGCTAAGCGCCCCGGTGACCAGTGGCGTGGACGTTACAAGTCGCTGTGCCTCCACGACCCCGTGTGGTACGACCACCTGCCCTACCTCAAGTTCCCGGACAACTGGCCCGTCTTCACGCCAAAGGACAAGATTGCCGACTGGCTCGAGATGTACACGTCCATCATGGAGGTGCCGTACTGGACCTCgaccgaggccaagaaggcaACTTACGACAAGAacaaggaggagtgggaggtTGAGATCGTCCGCGACGGCAAGCCCCTCACCCTCAGGCCcaagcacctcgtcctcgcgaCCGGCATGTCGGGCAAGATGAACTACCCCAAGTTCCCTGGCCAGGAGGTCTTCAAGGGCGAGCAGCAGCACTCGTCCCAGCACCCTGGTCCAGATGCGTacaagggcaagaacgTTGTTGTTGTCGGGTCAAACAACTCAGCGTTTGACATCTGCGGTGCGCTgtacgagggcgacgtcggctCGGTCACCATGATCCAGCGCTCGTCAACCCACATTGTCAAGTCGGAGACGCTTATGGACATTGCGCTCCGTCCTCTCTACTCTGAGGAGGCAGTTGCGAACGGCGTGACGACCGAGAAGGCCGACCTCATCTTCGCCTCGATGCCCTACCGGATCATGCACGAGTTCCAGATCCCGACCTACACCAAGAttgccgaggtcgacgctGTATACTACAAGAAGCTCGCGGACGCCGGCTTTGacctcgactttggcgaggacggctcGGGTCTCTTTATGAAGTACCTCCGCCGCGGGTCGGGTTACTACATTGACGTCGGggcggccgagcttgtTGCCGATggcaaggtcaagctcgcgcacggcaacgtcgagcgcctgaCTGAAAACTCGGTCATTCTCAAGGACGGCACTGAGCTCCCAGCCGACCTGGTGGTGTACGCGACCGGGTACGGCTCGATGAACGGGTGGGCTGCCGACCTCATCTCCAAGGAGGTCGCCGACAAGGTTGGCAAGGTGTGGGGTCTCGGCTCCAACACCATCCGTGACCCTGGACCTtgggagggcgagcagcGTAACATGTGGAAGCCTACGCAGCAGGAAAACCTCTGGTTCCACGGCGGAAATCTTCACCAGTCGCGTCATTACTCGCTCTACCTCTCGCTCCAACTCAAGGCGCGCTACGAGGGCCTCGACACCCCCGTTTACCGTCTCCAGGAGGTCCACCACACGTCGTAG
- a CDS encoding uncharacterized protein (PRELI-like family), whose amino-acid sequence MPQVYEKEIVYDYPAAHTLLWLMRKYPNPQSPQVFSVDTISRTMDPDTGVVRSERILGIKQGAPKWITKLFSLPQTTYVREVIFIDPAKDQATMMSMNLDLAQYINVLEYITYTPFPREQGGTAPSTLFRQHALMHSAFPTRMIARRIEKASVDRFKSNAETGKMGFDWVLRKGLEFSGNMNGNGNGNGASLA is encoded by the exons ATGCCTCAGGTGTACGAGAAAGAGATTGTCTATGA TTATCCGGCCGCACACACCCTGCTGTGGCTCATGCGCAAGTATCCGAACCCGCAGAGTCCACAGGTGTTTTCAGTGGACACGATATCGCGGACTATGGATCCGGATACGGGCGTCGTGAGGAGTGAACGGATTCTGGGGATCAAGCAAGGTGCCCCGAAGTGGATCACAAAg ctcTTCTCCCTACCTCAGACAACATACGTCCGCGAAGTCATCTTTATCGACCCGGCAAAGGACCAGGCGACCATGATGTCCATGaatctcgacctcgcgcagTACAT caaCGTCCTCGAGTACATCACGTACACTCCCTTCCCGCGCGAACAAGGCGGAAcggcgccgtcgacacTGTTCAGGCAGCACGCGCTGATGCACTCGGCCTTCCCTACGCGAATGATCGCAAGACGAATCGAGAAGGCTAGCGTGGACCGGTTCAAGTCCAACGCCGAGACGGGCAAGATGGGTTTTGACTGGGTATTGCGCAAGGGGCTCGAGTTCAGCGGCAACATGAATGGAAACGGTAACGGGAACGGCGCGTCGTTGGCGTAG
- the URA1 gene encoding uncharacterized protein (Dihydroorotate dehydrogenase) — translation MPSRLSFSPPILNAACPWATDLTFLRPLYASPSTGAITTRTSLIEGYPHDDAVNTFLFFDSGAQDSTSSAPASFPSSDYSRTSSLNSFGLSPIKLAGYLDMIRTLAKENPRSSKPIIVSVTGTPESCAKAIELVEGVAREVSIPLAVELNLSCPNVPGHPPPAYYADELRGFLAAIPATCSVPVGLKTPPYTHGDQFNMLVDALAESGRVSFLTSTNTLGNCVVMAEENGEPSPVLPSEGGFGGMAGPAIHPLSLGNVASLRTLLDQRGLDIDIIGVGGVSDGQGYRRMRKAGAKYIAVATALGKQGPAVFDRIVTSIERQAKL, via the coding sequence ATGCCGTCCCGCCTCAGCTTCTCTCCGCCCATTCTCAACGCCGCTTGTCCATGGGCAACGGacctcaccttcctccgacCCCTCTACGCCTCCCCTTCAACGGGCGCAATCACGACCCGCACCTCCCTCATCGAGGGGTATCCGCACGATGATGCAGTCAACACATTCCTATTCTTCGACTCTGGCGCACAAGACTCGACCTCTTCTGCTCCCGCATCCTTCCCATCATCCGACTATAGCCGGACATCCTCGCTCAACAGTTTCGGCCTGAGTCCTATCAAGCTCGCAGGATACCTTGACATGATTCGGACGCTGGCAAAGGAGAACCCGCGTTCTTCCAAGCCCATCATCGTATCCGTCACTGGCACGCCGGAGAGCTGCGCAAAGGCTATTGAGTTGGTCGAAGGggtggcgcgcgaggtTTCTATCCCCCTCGCGGTGGAACTGAACCTCTCATGCCCCAACGTTCCAGGCCACCCACCCCCTGCGTATtacgccgacgagctgcggGGTTTCCTCGCTGCCATCCCAGCTACTTGCAGCGTTCCCGTCGGTCTTAAAACGCCTCCATACACCCACGGGGACCAGTTCAACATGCtggtcgacgcgctggctGAGAGCGGACGCGTGTCTTTCCTCACGAGCACCAACACCCTCGGAAACTGCGTGGTGATGGCGGAGGAGAATGGCGAGCCAAGCCCCGTCCTCCCTAGCGAGGGCGGTTTCGGTGGCATGGCTGGACCAGCGATCCACCCGCTTTCGCTGGGCAACGTTGCGTCGCTGCGCACCCTCCTTGACCAGCGGGGACTCGACATCGACATCAtcggtgtcggcggcgtATCTGACGGCCAGGGCTACCGGCGCATGCGCAAGGCAGGCGCCAAGTACATCGCGGTTGCCACGGCGCTGGGGAAGCAGGGACCAGCCGTCTTCGACCGGATAGTCACCAGTATCGAGCGCCAGGCCAAGTTGTAG
- the BUD32 gene encoding uncharacterized protein (Lipopolysaccharide kinase (Kdo/WaaP) family) — protein sequence MTYEYRAPSLRLIDTATLLKQGAEARVYALDALLPSPSVYWPPSSTPSSSSTPAATPAILKYRFPKTYRHPALDASLTKTRLQFEARALSRCSRAGVTVPNVLWVDEPGGTLALERIDGWSVREVLGGGAEGEVEVGANDEIERDGTETPGQEQQESVVESEGLAALQAHGGVPALMTAVGAALARLHHTGIIHGDLTTSNMMVRMTPNGVAPYEIVLIDFGLASQATLPENYAVDLYVLERAFVSTHPASEGLYAGVLEAYGAGLGEKKWKPIETKLKEVRLRGRKRDMTG from the exons atgACCTACGAGTACCGCGCCCCCTCTCTACGCCTAATCGACACGGCGACGCTTCTCAAGCAGGGTGCTGAGGCG CGCGTCTACGCTCTCGACGCACTCCTCCCTTCACCATCAGTATACTGgccaccctcctcgacccctTCGTCTTCCTCTACCCCCGCCGCAACCCCCGCGATCCTCAAATACCGCTTCCCCAAAACCTACCGCCACCCCGCCTTGGACGCGTCGTTAACCAAGACGCGTCTTCAATTCGAAGCGCGCGCCCTCTCCCGCTGTTCCAGGGCTGGCGTCACCGTCCCAAACGTTCTCTGGGTCGACGAGCCTGGAGGCACACTTGCACTGGAGCGCATCGATGGGTGGAGTGTACGCGAGGTGCTTGGCGGTGGggctgagggcgaggttgaagTTGGAGCGAATGACGAgattgagcgcgacggTACCGAGACTCCAGGGCAGGAACAGCAAGAGTCCGTAGTCGAGAGCGAAgggctcgcggcgctccaAGCACATGGCGGTGTTCCGGCACTCATGACTGCGGTTGGGGCTGCGCTTGCGCGTTTGCACCACACGGGTATTATCCACGGTGACCTCACCACGTCGAATATGATGGTGCGGATGACGCCGAACGGAGTCGCCCCTTATGAGATT gtgCTTATCGACTTTGGCCTCGCCTCGCAAGCCACACTGCCCGAGAACTACGCTGTTGATCTCTatgtcctcgagcgcgctTTTGTCAGCACCCACCCCGCGAGCGAGGGGCTGTATGCGGGCGTTCTCGAGGCATATGGCGCCGGGCTGGGGGAGAAGAAGTGGAAGCCAATCGAGACAaagctcaaggagg tgcGTCTCCGTGGACGGAAGCGCGACATGACTGGATGA